From Pagrus major chromosome 9, Pma_NU_1.0, the proteins below share one genomic window:
- the ddx3xa gene encoding DEAD-box helicase 3 X-linked a isoform X1, producing MSHVVVDNPHGLDQQLAVLDLNSPDGQGGGTGRRYIPPHLRNKDASKNAGNAYSAGRQCGYSVAPINLYSPGWDSGRSNGFVNGYHDNRTNGGFGGRGPPRNDRGGRGAYRGNRGGGSFNQPLQNAGFGSYDNKDGSWGGPPRDAAYNSFGGRSDRNKSAFFNDRGAGSRGRYERGGFAGGGNTRWVEDSRDDDWSKPTAPNERLEHELFSGSNTGINFEKYDDIPVEATGSNCPPHIESFHDVDMGEIVMGNINLSRYTRPTPVQKHAIPIIKSKRDLMACAQTGSGKTAAFLLPVLSQIYTDGPGDALQAAKNNGQENGRYGRRKQYPLSLILAPTRELALQIYDEARKFAYRSRVRPCVVYGGADIGQQIRDLERGCHLLVATPGRLVDMMERGKIGLDYCNYLVLDEADRMLDMGFEPQIRRIVEQDTMPPKGIRQTMMFSATFPKEIQILARDFLEDYIFLAVGRVGSTSENITQKVVWVEETDKRSFLLDLLNATVIPSEVQENVTEAPEKPGKDSLTLVFVETKKGADALEDFLYHEGYACTSIHGDRSQRDREEALHQFRSGRCPILVATAVAARGLDISNVKHVINFDLPSDIEEYVHRIGRTGRVGNLGLATSFFNDKNSNITKDLLDILVEAKQEVPSWLESLAYEHQHKSSSRGRSKRFSGGFGARDYRQTPGGSGSFSSNRGGRNTGGHGGNRGFGGGGFGGNFYSNDGYGGNYSHSGSVDWWGN from the exons GGCGTTACATTCCACCTCACTTGAGAAACAAAGATGCCTCTAAAAATG CAGGAAATGCTTATTCCGCTGGTAGACAGTGCGGTTATTCAGTGGCACCAATAAATCTCT ATTCACCAGGATGGGACAGTGGACGCAGCAATGGATTTGTGAATGGTTACCATGACAACCGCACAAATGGGGGCTTTGGAGGGCGAGGACCCCCTCGCAATGATAGAGGTGGGCGTGGCGCCTACCGTGGTAACAGGGGTGGAGGCTCGTTTAATCAACCATTGCAAAATGCAG GGTTTGGCAGTTATGACAACAAAGATGGCAGCTGGGGAGGACCTCCAAGGGATGCTGCCTACAACAGTTTTGGGGGACGTTCTGATAGGAACAAGTCAGCCTTCTTCAATGACCGTGGGGCAGGCTCAAGGGGAAG ATATGAGCGTGGGGGTTTTGCTGGTGGAGGAAACACTCGCTGGGTGGAAGACTCCAGAGATGATGATTGGTCCAAGCCCACTGCTCCCAATGAGCGCCTGGAACA TGAGCTTTTCTCCGGAAGCAACACTGGGATAAATTTTGAGAAATATGATGATATTCCTGTGGAAGCCACTGGAAGCAACTGCCCGCCCCACATTGAAAGT TTCCATGATGTAGACATGGGGGAGATTGTCATGGGCAATATCAACTTGAGTCGCTACACTCGTCCCACTCCGGTCCAGAAGCATGCTATTCCCATCATCAAGTCCAAGAGAGACCTGATGGCTTGCGCCCAGACTG GCTCTGGTAAGACTGCTGCTTTCTTGCTGCCAGTGCTGAGTCAGATTTACACCGATGGACCTGGAGATGCCCTTCAGGCCGCTAAGAACAATGGACAG GAAAATGGAAGGTATGGTCGTCGTAAGCAATACCCACTTTCCCTGATCCTGGCTCCCACTAGAGAACTGGCTTTGCAAATCTATGATGAGGCCAGGAAG TTTGCCTATCGCTCACGTGTGCGCCCCTGTGTGGTGTATGGTGGTGCTGATATTGGCCAGCAGATAAGGGATTTGGAGAGAGGCTGTCACCTGCTGGTGGCCACACCTGGACGTCTGGTTGATATGATGGAGAGGGGCAAGATTGGTCTGGACTATTGCAA CTACTTGGTCCTGGATGAGGCTGACCGCATGTTGGACATGGGTTTTGAGCCACAGATCAGACGAATTGTGGAGCAAGATACAATGCCACCTAAAGGCATCCGGCAGACCATGATGTTCAGTGCCACCTTCCCTAAGGAGATACAG ATCCTTGCTCGTGACTTCCTGGAGGACTACATTTTCCTGGCAGTGGGGCGTGTTGGCTCTACCtcagaaaacatcacacagaAGGTGGTCTGGGTAGAAGAGACTGACAAGAGGTCCTTCCTTCTTGACCTGCTCAATGCCACAG TTATTCCCAGTGAGGTTCAGGAAAATGTGACAGAGGCACCAGAGAAACCCG GCAAAGACTCATTGACTCTGGTGTTTGTGGAAACCAAGAAAGGAGCAGATGCTTTGGAAGACTTCCTTTACCACGAGGGTTATGCCTGCACCAGCATCCATGGAGATCGATCccagagagatagagaggaagCTCTGCATCAGTTCCGGTCTGGACGCTGCCCCATCTTGGTGGCTACAGCT GTGGCTGCTCGAGGCTTAGACATAAGCAATGTGAAGCACGTTATTAACTTTGATTTGCCCAGTGACATTGAGGAATACGTTCACCGTATTGGCCGTACGGGACGTGTGGGCAACCTTG gtcTGGCCACGTCGTTCTTTAAcgacaaaaacagcaacataaccAAAGATTTGCTGGACATTTTGGTGGAGGCCAAGCAGGAGGTTCCCTCCTGGCTTGAGAGCCTAGCCTATGAGCATCAGCACAAAAGCAGCAGCCGTGGACGCTCTAAGAG GTTCTCTGGCGGTTTTGGAGCTAGAGACTACCGTCAGACACCTGGAGGCTCTGGAAGCTTCAGTAGCAACCGTGGAGGGCGTAACACTGGAGGTCATGGAGGAAACCGTGGCTTTGGTGGAG GTGGCTTTGGTGGCAACTTCTACAGCAATGATGGCTATGGAGGAAATTACAGCCACTCTGGTAGTGTGGATTGGTGGGGCAACTAG
- the ddx3xa gene encoding DEAD-box helicase 3 X-linked a isoform X2 — MSHVVVDNPHGLDQQLAVLDLNSPDGQGGGTGRRYIPPHLRNKDASKNAGNAYSAGRQCGYSVAPINLYSPGWDSGRSNGFVNGYHDNRTNGGFGGRGPPRNDRGGRGAYRGNRGGGSFNQPLQNAGFGSYDNKDGSWGGPPRDAAYNSFGGRSDRNKSAFFNDRGAGSRGRYERGGFAGGGNTRWVEDSRDDDWSKPTAPNERLEHELFSGSNTGINFEKYDDIPVEATGSNCPPHIESFHDVDMGEIVMGNINLSRYTRPTPVQKHAIPIIKSKRDLMACAQTGSGKTAAFLLPVLSQIYTDGPGDALQAAKNNGQENGRYGRRKQYPLSLILAPTRELALQIYDEARKFAYRSRVRPCVVYGGADIGQQIRDLERGCHLLVATPGRLVDMMERGKIGLDYCNYLVLDEADRMLDMGFEPQIRRIVEQDTMPPKGIRQTMMFSATFPKEIQILARDFLEDYIFLAVGRVGSTSENITQKVVWVEETDKRSFLLDLLNATGKDSLTLVFVETKKGADALEDFLYHEGYACTSIHGDRSQRDREEALHQFRSGRCPILVATAVAARGLDISNVKHVINFDLPSDIEEYVHRIGRTGRVGNLGLATSFFNDKNSNITKDLLDILVEAKQEVPSWLESLAYEHQHKSSSRGRSKRFSGGFGARDYRQTPGGSGSFSSNRGGRNTGGHGGNRGFGGGGFGGNFYSNDGYGGNYSHSGSVDWWGN, encoded by the exons GGCGTTACATTCCACCTCACTTGAGAAACAAAGATGCCTCTAAAAATG CAGGAAATGCTTATTCCGCTGGTAGACAGTGCGGTTATTCAGTGGCACCAATAAATCTCT ATTCACCAGGATGGGACAGTGGACGCAGCAATGGATTTGTGAATGGTTACCATGACAACCGCACAAATGGGGGCTTTGGAGGGCGAGGACCCCCTCGCAATGATAGAGGTGGGCGTGGCGCCTACCGTGGTAACAGGGGTGGAGGCTCGTTTAATCAACCATTGCAAAATGCAG GGTTTGGCAGTTATGACAACAAAGATGGCAGCTGGGGAGGACCTCCAAGGGATGCTGCCTACAACAGTTTTGGGGGACGTTCTGATAGGAACAAGTCAGCCTTCTTCAATGACCGTGGGGCAGGCTCAAGGGGAAG ATATGAGCGTGGGGGTTTTGCTGGTGGAGGAAACACTCGCTGGGTGGAAGACTCCAGAGATGATGATTGGTCCAAGCCCACTGCTCCCAATGAGCGCCTGGAACA TGAGCTTTTCTCCGGAAGCAACACTGGGATAAATTTTGAGAAATATGATGATATTCCTGTGGAAGCCACTGGAAGCAACTGCCCGCCCCACATTGAAAGT TTCCATGATGTAGACATGGGGGAGATTGTCATGGGCAATATCAACTTGAGTCGCTACACTCGTCCCACTCCGGTCCAGAAGCATGCTATTCCCATCATCAAGTCCAAGAGAGACCTGATGGCTTGCGCCCAGACTG GCTCTGGTAAGACTGCTGCTTTCTTGCTGCCAGTGCTGAGTCAGATTTACACCGATGGACCTGGAGATGCCCTTCAGGCCGCTAAGAACAATGGACAG GAAAATGGAAGGTATGGTCGTCGTAAGCAATACCCACTTTCCCTGATCCTGGCTCCCACTAGAGAACTGGCTTTGCAAATCTATGATGAGGCCAGGAAG TTTGCCTATCGCTCACGTGTGCGCCCCTGTGTGGTGTATGGTGGTGCTGATATTGGCCAGCAGATAAGGGATTTGGAGAGAGGCTGTCACCTGCTGGTGGCCACACCTGGACGTCTGGTTGATATGATGGAGAGGGGCAAGATTGGTCTGGACTATTGCAA CTACTTGGTCCTGGATGAGGCTGACCGCATGTTGGACATGGGTTTTGAGCCACAGATCAGACGAATTGTGGAGCAAGATACAATGCCACCTAAAGGCATCCGGCAGACCATGATGTTCAGTGCCACCTTCCCTAAGGAGATACAG ATCCTTGCTCGTGACTTCCTGGAGGACTACATTTTCCTGGCAGTGGGGCGTGTTGGCTCTACCtcagaaaacatcacacagaAGGTGGTCTGGGTAGAAGAGACTGACAAGAGGTCCTTCCTTCTTGACCTGCTCAATGCCACAG GCAAAGACTCATTGACTCTGGTGTTTGTGGAAACCAAGAAAGGAGCAGATGCTTTGGAAGACTTCCTTTACCACGAGGGTTATGCCTGCACCAGCATCCATGGAGATCGATCccagagagatagagaggaagCTCTGCATCAGTTCCGGTCTGGACGCTGCCCCATCTTGGTGGCTACAGCT GTGGCTGCTCGAGGCTTAGACATAAGCAATGTGAAGCACGTTATTAACTTTGATTTGCCCAGTGACATTGAGGAATACGTTCACCGTATTGGCCGTACGGGACGTGTGGGCAACCTTG gtcTGGCCACGTCGTTCTTTAAcgacaaaaacagcaacataaccAAAGATTTGCTGGACATTTTGGTGGAGGCCAAGCAGGAGGTTCCCTCCTGGCTTGAGAGCCTAGCCTATGAGCATCAGCACAAAAGCAGCAGCCGTGGACGCTCTAAGAG GTTCTCTGGCGGTTTTGGAGCTAGAGACTACCGTCAGACACCTGGAGGCTCTGGAAGCTTCAGTAGCAACCGTGGAGGGCGTAACACTGGAGGTCATGGAGGAAACCGTGGCTTTGGTGGAG GTGGCTTTGGTGGCAACTTCTACAGCAATGATGGCTATGGAGGAAATTACAGCCACTCTGGTAGTGTGGATTGGTGGGGCAACTAG
- the ddx3xa gene encoding DEAD-box helicase 3 X-linked a isoform X5, translating to MSHVVVDNPHGLDQQLAVLDLNSPDGQGGGTGRRYIPPHLRNKDASKNDSPGWDSGRSNGFVNGYHDNRTNGGFGGRGPPRNDRGGRGAYRGNRGGGSFNQPLQNAGFGSYDNKDGSWGGPPRDAAYNSFGGRSDRNKSAFFNDRGAGSRGRYERGGFAGGGNTRWVEDSRDDDWSKPTAPNERLEHELFSGSNTGINFEKYDDIPVEATGSNCPPHIESFHDVDMGEIVMGNINLSRYTRPTPVQKHAIPIIKSKRDLMACAQTGSGKTAAFLLPVLSQIYTDGPGDALQAAKNNGQENGRYGRRKQYPLSLILAPTRELALQIYDEARKFAYRSRVRPCVVYGGADIGQQIRDLERGCHLLVATPGRLVDMMERGKIGLDYCNYLVLDEADRMLDMGFEPQIRRIVEQDTMPPKGIRQTMMFSATFPKEIQILARDFLEDYIFLAVGRVGSTSENITQKVVWVEETDKRSFLLDLLNATGKDSLTLVFVETKKGADALEDFLYHEGYACTSIHGDRSQRDREEALHQFRSGRCPILVATAVAARGLDISNVKHVINFDLPSDIEEYVHRIGRTGRVGNLGLATSFFNDKNSNITKDLLDILVEAKQEVPSWLESLAYEHQHKSSSRGRSKRFSGGFGARDYRQTPGGSGSFSSNRGGRNTGGHGGNRGFGGGGFGGNFYSNDGYGGNYSHSGSVDWWGN from the exons GGCGTTACATTCCACCTCACTTGAGAAACAAAGATGCCTCTAAAAATG ATTCACCAGGATGGGACAGTGGACGCAGCAATGGATTTGTGAATGGTTACCATGACAACCGCACAAATGGGGGCTTTGGAGGGCGAGGACCCCCTCGCAATGATAGAGGTGGGCGTGGCGCCTACCGTGGTAACAGGGGTGGAGGCTCGTTTAATCAACCATTGCAAAATGCAG GGTTTGGCAGTTATGACAACAAAGATGGCAGCTGGGGAGGACCTCCAAGGGATGCTGCCTACAACAGTTTTGGGGGACGTTCTGATAGGAACAAGTCAGCCTTCTTCAATGACCGTGGGGCAGGCTCAAGGGGAAG ATATGAGCGTGGGGGTTTTGCTGGTGGAGGAAACACTCGCTGGGTGGAAGACTCCAGAGATGATGATTGGTCCAAGCCCACTGCTCCCAATGAGCGCCTGGAACA TGAGCTTTTCTCCGGAAGCAACACTGGGATAAATTTTGAGAAATATGATGATATTCCTGTGGAAGCCACTGGAAGCAACTGCCCGCCCCACATTGAAAGT TTCCATGATGTAGACATGGGGGAGATTGTCATGGGCAATATCAACTTGAGTCGCTACACTCGTCCCACTCCGGTCCAGAAGCATGCTATTCCCATCATCAAGTCCAAGAGAGACCTGATGGCTTGCGCCCAGACTG GCTCTGGTAAGACTGCTGCTTTCTTGCTGCCAGTGCTGAGTCAGATTTACACCGATGGACCTGGAGATGCCCTTCAGGCCGCTAAGAACAATGGACAG GAAAATGGAAGGTATGGTCGTCGTAAGCAATACCCACTTTCCCTGATCCTGGCTCCCACTAGAGAACTGGCTTTGCAAATCTATGATGAGGCCAGGAAG TTTGCCTATCGCTCACGTGTGCGCCCCTGTGTGGTGTATGGTGGTGCTGATATTGGCCAGCAGATAAGGGATTTGGAGAGAGGCTGTCACCTGCTGGTGGCCACACCTGGACGTCTGGTTGATATGATGGAGAGGGGCAAGATTGGTCTGGACTATTGCAA CTACTTGGTCCTGGATGAGGCTGACCGCATGTTGGACATGGGTTTTGAGCCACAGATCAGACGAATTGTGGAGCAAGATACAATGCCACCTAAAGGCATCCGGCAGACCATGATGTTCAGTGCCACCTTCCCTAAGGAGATACAG ATCCTTGCTCGTGACTTCCTGGAGGACTACATTTTCCTGGCAGTGGGGCGTGTTGGCTCTACCtcagaaaacatcacacagaAGGTGGTCTGGGTAGAAGAGACTGACAAGAGGTCCTTCCTTCTTGACCTGCTCAATGCCACAG GCAAAGACTCATTGACTCTGGTGTTTGTGGAAACCAAGAAAGGAGCAGATGCTTTGGAAGACTTCCTTTACCACGAGGGTTATGCCTGCACCAGCATCCATGGAGATCGATCccagagagatagagaggaagCTCTGCATCAGTTCCGGTCTGGACGCTGCCCCATCTTGGTGGCTACAGCT GTGGCTGCTCGAGGCTTAGACATAAGCAATGTGAAGCACGTTATTAACTTTGATTTGCCCAGTGACATTGAGGAATACGTTCACCGTATTGGCCGTACGGGACGTGTGGGCAACCTTG gtcTGGCCACGTCGTTCTTTAAcgacaaaaacagcaacataaccAAAGATTTGCTGGACATTTTGGTGGAGGCCAAGCAGGAGGTTCCCTCCTGGCTTGAGAGCCTAGCCTATGAGCATCAGCACAAAAGCAGCAGCCGTGGACGCTCTAAGAG GTTCTCTGGCGGTTTTGGAGCTAGAGACTACCGTCAGACACCTGGAGGCTCTGGAAGCTTCAGTAGCAACCGTGGAGGGCGTAACACTGGAGGTCATGGAGGAAACCGTGGCTTTGGTGGAG GTGGCTTTGGTGGCAACTTCTACAGCAATGATGGCTATGGAGGAAATTACAGCCACTCTGGTAGTGTGGATTGGTGGGGCAACTAG
- the ddx3xa gene encoding DEAD-box helicase 3 X-linked a isoform X7: MSHVVVDNPHGLDQQLAVLDLNSPDGQGGGTGRRYIPPHLRNKDASKNDSPGWDSGRSNGFVNGYHDNRTNGGFGGRGPPRNDRGFGSYDNKDGSWGGPPRDAAYNSFGGRSDRNKSAFFNDRGAGSRGRYERGGFAGGGNTRWVEDSRDDDWSKPTAPNERLEHELFSGSNTGINFEKYDDIPVEATGSNCPPHIESFHDVDMGEIVMGNINLSRYTRPTPVQKHAIPIIKSKRDLMACAQTGSGKTAAFLLPVLSQIYTDGPGDALQAAKNNGQENGRYGRRKQYPLSLILAPTRELALQIYDEARKFAYRSRVRPCVVYGGADIGQQIRDLERGCHLLVATPGRLVDMMERGKIGLDYCNYLVLDEADRMLDMGFEPQIRRIVEQDTMPPKGIRQTMMFSATFPKEIQILARDFLEDYIFLAVGRVGSTSENITQKVVWVEETDKRSFLLDLLNATVIPSEVQENVTEAPEKPGKDSLTLVFVETKKGADALEDFLYHEGYACTSIHGDRSQRDREEALHQFRSGRCPILVATAVAARGLDISNVKHVINFDLPSDIEEYVHRIGRTGRVGNLGLATSFFNDKNSNITKDLLDILVEAKQEVPSWLESLAYEHQHKSSSRGRSKRFSGGFGARDYRQTPGGSGSFSSNRGGRNTGGHGGNRGFGGGGFGGNFYSNDGYGGNYSHSGSVDWWGN; the protein is encoded by the exons GGCGTTACATTCCACCTCACTTGAGAAACAAAGATGCCTCTAAAAATG ATTCACCAGGATGGGACAGTGGACGCAGCAATGGATTTGTGAATGGTTACCATGACAACCGCACAAATGGGGGCTTTGGAGGGCGAGGACCCCCTCGCAATGATAGAG GGTTTGGCAGTTATGACAACAAAGATGGCAGCTGGGGAGGACCTCCAAGGGATGCTGCCTACAACAGTTTTGGGGGACGTTCTGATAGGAACAAGTCAGCCTTCTTCAATGACCGTGGGGCAGGCTCAAGGGGAAG ATATGAGCGTGGGGGTTTTGCTGGTGGAGGAAACACTCGCTGGGTGGAAGACTCCAGAGATGATGATTGGTCCAAGCCCACTGCTCCCAATGAGCGCCTGGAACA TGAGCTTTTCTCCGGAAGCAACACTGGGATAAATTTTGAGAAATATGATGATATTCCTGTGGAAGCCACTGGAAGCAACTGCCCGCCCCACATTGAAAGT TTCCATGATGTAGACATGGGGGAGATTGTCATGGGCAATATCAACTTGAGTCGCTACACTCGTCCCACTCCGGTCCAGAAGCATGCTATTCCCATCATCAAGTCCAAGAGAGACCTGATGGCTTGCGCCCAGACTG GCTCTGGTAAGACTGCTGCTTTCTTGCTGCCAGTGCTGAGTCAGATTTACACCGATGGACCTGGAGATGCCCTTCAGGCCGCTAAGAACAATGGACAG GAAAATGGAAGGTATGGTCGTCGTAAGCAATACCCACTTTCCCTGATCCTGGCTCCCACTAGAGAACTGGCTTTGCAAATCTATGATGAGGCCAGGAAG TTTGCCTATCGCTCACGTGTGCGCCCCTGTGTGGTGTATGGTGGTGCTGATATTGGCCAGCAGATAAGGGATTTGGAGAGAGGCTGTCACCTGCTGGTGGCCACACCTGGACGTCTGGTTGATATGATGGAGAGGGGCAAGATTGGTCTGGACTATTGCAA CTACTTGGTCCTGGATGAGGCTGACCGCATGTTGGACATGGGTTTTGAGCCACAGATCAGACGAATTGTGGAGCAAGATACAATGCCACCTAAAGGCATCCGGCAGACCATGATGTTCAGTGCCACCTTCCCTAAGGAGATACAG ATCCTTGCTCGTGACTTCCTGGAGGACTACATTTTCCTGGCAGTGGGGCGTGTTGGCTCTACCtcagaaaacatcacacagaAGGTGGTCTGGGTAGAAGAGACTGACAAGAGGTCCTTCCTTCTTGACCTGCTCAATGCCACAG TTATTCCCAGTGAGGTTCAGGAAAATGTGACAGAGGCACCAGAGAAACCCG GCAAAGACTCATTGACTCTGGTGTTTGTGGAAACCAAGAAAGGAGCAGATGCTTTGGAAGACTTCCTTTACCACGAGGGTTATGCCTGCACCAGCATCCATGGAGATCGATCccagagagatagagaggaagCTCTGCATCAGTTCCGGTCTGGACGCTGCCCCATCTTGGTGGCTACAGCT GTGGCTGCTCGAGGCTTAGACATAAGCAATGTGAAGCACGTTATTAACTTTGATTTGCCCAGTGACATTGAGGAATACGTTCACCGTATTGGCCGTACGGGACGTGTGGGCAACCTTG gtcTGGCCACGTCGTTCTTTAAcgacaaaaacagcaacataaccAAAGATTTGCTGGACATTTTGGTGGAGGCCAAGCAGGAGGTTCCCTCCTGGCTTGAGAGCCTAGCCTATGAGCATCAGCACAAAAGCAGCAGCCGTGGACGCTCTAAGAG GTTCTCTGGCGGTTTTGGAGCTAGAGACTACCGTCAGACACCTGGAGGCTCTGGAAGCTTCAGTAGCAACCGTGGAGGGCGTAACACTGGAGGTCATGGAGGAAACCGTGGCTTTGGTGGAG GTGGCTTTGGTGGCAACTTCTACAGCAATGATGGCTATGGAGGAAATTACAGCCACTCTGGTAGTGTGGATTGGTGGGGCAACTAG
- the ddx3xa gene encoding DEAD-box helicase 3 X-linked a isoform X4 has translation MSHVVVDNPHGLDQQLAVLDLNSPDGQGGGTGRRYIPPHLRNKDASKNAGNAYSAGRQCGYSVAPINLYSPGWDSGRSNGFVNGYHDNRTNGGFGGRGPPRNDRGFGSYDNKDGSWGGPPRDAAYNSFGGRSDRNKSAFFNDRGAGSRGRYERGGFAGGGNTRWVEDSRDDDWSKPTAPNERLEHELFSGSNTGINFEKYDDIPVEATGSNCPPHIESFHDVDMGEIVMGNINLSRYTRPTPVQKHAIPIIKSKRDLMACAQTGSGKTAAFLLPVLSQIYTDGPGDALQAAKNNGQENGRYGRRKQYPLSLILAPTRELALQIYDEARKFAYRSRVRPCVVYGGADIGQQIRDLERGCHLLVATPGRLVDMMERGKIGLDYCNYLVLDEADRMLDMGFEPQIRRIVEQDTMPPKGIRQTMMFSATFPKEIQILARDFLEDYIFLAVGRVGSTSENITQKVVWVEETDKRSFLLDLLNATVIPSEVQENVTEAPEKPGKDSLTLVFVETKKGADALEDFLYHEGYACTSIHGDRSQRDREEALHQFRSGRCPILVATAVAARGLDISNVKHVINFDLPSDIEEYVHRIGRTGRVGNLGLATSFFNDKNSNITKDLLDILVEAKQEVPSWLESLAYEHQHKSSSRGRSKRFSGGFGARDYRQTPGGSGSFSSNRGGRNTGGHGGNRGFGGGGFGGNFYSNDGYGGNYSHSGSVDWWGN, from the exons GGCGTTACATTCCACCTCACTTGAGAAACAAAGATGCCTCTAAAAATG CAGGAAATGCTTATTCCGCTGGTAGACAGTGCGGTTATTCAGTGGCACCAATAAATCTCT ATTCACCAGGATGGGACAGTGGACGCAGCAATGGATTTGTGAATGGTTACCATGACAACCGCACAAATGGGGGCTTTGGAGGGCGAGGACCCCCTCGCAATGATAGAG GGTTTGGCAGTTATGACAACAAAGATGGCAGCTGGGGAGGACCTCCAAGGGATGCTGCCTACAACAGTTTTGGGGGACGTTCTGATAGGAACAAGTCAGCCTTCTTCAATGACCGTGGGGCAGGCTCAAGGGGAAG ATATGAGCGTGGGGGTTTTGCTGGTGGAGGAAACACTCGCTGGGTGGAAGACTCCAGAGATGATGATTGGTCCAAGCCCACTGCTCCCAATGAGCGCCTGGAACA TGAGCTTTTCTCCGGAAGCAACACTGGGATAAATTTTGAGAAATATGATGATATTCCTGTGGAAGCCACTGGAAGCAACTGCCCGCCCCACATTGAAAGT TTCCATGATGTAGACATGGGGGAGATTGTCATGGGCAATATCAACTTGAGTCGCTACACTCGTCCCACTCCGGTCCAGAAGCATGCTATTCCCATCATCAAGTCCAAGAGAGACCTGATGGCTTGCGCCCAGACTG GCTCTGGTAAGACTGCTGCTTTCTTGCTGCCAGTGCTGAGTCAGATTTACACCGATGGACCTGGAGATGCCCTTCAGGCCGCTAAGAACAATGGACAG GAAAATGGAAGGTATGGTCGTCGTAAGCAATACCCACTTTCCCTGATCCTGGCTCCCACTAGAGAACTGGCTTTGCAAATCTATGATGAGGCCAGGAAG TTTGCCTATCGCTCACGTGTGCGCCCCTGTGTGGTGTATGGTGGTGCTGATATTGGCCAGCAGATAAGGGATTTGGAGAGAGGCTGTCACCTGCTGGTGGCCACACCTGGACGTCTGGTTGATATGATGGAGAGGGGCAAGATTGGTCTGGACTATTGCAA CTACTTGGTCCTGGATGAGGCTGACCGCATGTTGGACATGGGTTTTGAGCCACAGATCAGACGAATTGTGGAGCAAGATACAATGCCACCTAAAGGCATCCGGCAGACCATGATGTTCAGTGCCACCTTCCCTAAGGAGATACAG ATCCTTGCTCGTGACTTCCTGGAGGACTACATTTTCCTGGCAGTGGGGCGTGTTGGCTCTACCtcagaaaacatcacacagaAGGTGGTCTGGGTAGAAGAGACTGACAAGAGGTCCTTCCTTCTTGACCTGCTCAATGCCACAG TTATTCCCAGTGAGGTTCAGGAAAATGTGACAGAGGCACCAGAGAAACCCG GCAAAGACTCATTGACTCTGGTGTTTGTGGAAACCAAGAAAGGAGCAGATGCTTTGGAAGACTTCCTTTACCACGAGGGTTATGCCTGCACCAGCATCCATGGAGATCGATCccagagagatagagaggaagCTCTGCATCAGTTCCGGTCTGGACGCTGCCCCATCTTGGTGGCTACAGCT GTGGCTGCTCGAGGCTTAGACATAAGCAATGTGAAGCACGTTATTAACTTTGATTTGCCCAGTGACATTGAGGAATACGTTCACCGTATTGGCCGTACGGGACGTGTGGGCAACCTTG gtcTGGCCACGTCGTTCTTTAAcgacaaaaacagcaacataaccAAAGATTTGCTGGACATTTTGGTGGAGGCCAAGCAGGAGGTTCCCTCCTGGCTTGAGAGCCTAGCCTATGAGCATCAGCACAAAAGCAGCAGCCGTGGACGCTCTAAGAG GTTCTCTGGCGGTTTTGGAGCTAGAGACTACCGTCAGACACCTGGAGGCTCTGGAAGCTTCAGTAGCAACCGTGGAGGGCGTAACACTGGAGGTCATGGAGGAAACCGTGGCTTTGGTGGAG GTGGCTTTGGTGGCAACTTCTACAGCAATGATGGCTATGGAGGAAATTACAGCCACTCTGGTAGTGTGGATTGGTGGGGCAACTAG